Within the Bacteroidales bacterium genome, the region GTTTTTATGGCGGGTATCCCTCTTTTTCTTATCCTGCTGGTACCTTTGCATGAAATGCTCCATGCACTTGCATTCTTTCTTCTGGGAGCCAGAAAAGTCCGCATCATACCCAGGTGGGAAAAACTGATGGTATATGCAGTTGCTGACAAATTTGTGCTGAATTTCAGGGAATTTGTTTTCCTTGCACTTACACCTTTTGTCCTGATCAATGTCGGTCTGATCATCCTGTTGTTTGTCATGCCCGGGGTTTGGAAATACGCCGTTTGGTCTGCTTTGTTTTTCCATGCAACAGGTTGCATCGGTGATTTTGCCCTGCTGGGTTTTTTGAGCCGGAACAATCCGTCGGAAACCGTTAATTATGACGACTTTTCTGAACAAAAAACATTTTTCTTTGAAAAAATTACAAATGTTGATTAACTAACCAGGTAAAATTATGAAGCGTATGCACAAAGTTCTGATGTTCTGTCTTGCTTTGTTTCCCTTGGCTGTTCTTATGAGCAGTTGCGACAGGGAGCCTTCTGCTGTGGGAATAGTACCAAAACCGGTTGATCTGAAAGTGCATGCCGGCCATTTCCGGCTTGATTCAGCCGTCCGGATTGTTTTACAAAATGCGGCAGATACCAATTCCCGCATGGCGGTGAATTATCTTAATGGAAAAATCAAGGAATTGCTCGGTTCTCCTCTGGGCATTGCTGAAAAAAAAGTGCGGGGCCCGAGAATTATTGTGAACGTTGATTCCACGCTCACCTTTCATCCCGAAGGCTACGAAATGAAGGTGGCCCGGAAACGGATTACCATCAATGCCAGAACCGCTCAGGGGGCCTTTTATGCTTTTCAGACCCTTCTTCAGCTAATGCCTCCTTCTGCCGGCTCTCCCGGAATTCAAAAGGGTATGATACGCATTCCCTGCGTTACAGTGAAAGATTATCCCCGTTTCAGTTACAGGGGTATGCACCTCGATGTATGCCGCCATTTCTTTCCGGTGGAATTTATCCTGAAACAGCTGGATGTGATGGCTATGTATAAACTCAACACCTTCCACTGGCACCTTACCGAAGATCAGGGATGGCGTATTGAAATCAAAAAATACCCCCTGCTTACCCAAATCGGTTCCAGAAGAACCGAAGGAGAAGGTTTTGA harbors:
- a CDS encoding DUF3267 domain-containing protein; translation: MQLNYRELWDETRYRKILEIQHEDILSFIAGQLRPNNFAMQFFYGFNLALVVFFLLTISRDFRVAPFSFFCALLVFMAGIPLFLILLVPLHEMLHALAFFLLGARKVRIIPRWEKLMVYAVADKFVLNFREFVFLALTPFVLINVGLIILLFVMPGVWKYAVWSALFFHATGCIGDFALLGFLSRNNPSETVNYDDFSEQKTFFFEKITNVD